The genomic segment GCCGCCCCCAGGTCGTGCAGGGCGACCCGGTTCGGGGCCCCGTTGCGCGAGAAGGTTCGCTTGGCGATCCCCAGTGTGAGCACCGGCGCGAAGCGAGCCCAAGCCTGGTTGGCCTCAACCAGGCAGGACAGCAGCTGGTCGAACGCCTCGGGATCGTCACGGGTCGCCACGATGTAGCGCCAAGGTTGCTCGTTGTACGATGATGCGGCCCAGCGGGCGGCTTCAAATAGCGACTTCAAATCCTCCGGCGGCACGGGGGTTTCTGCGAAACCGCAGGGGCTCCACCGCTGTGCCAGTATCTTGTGGATCGGATGGTCAGTTGTTGCGAGCCTGTTCACAGCGTCATCTTCCTGCATCATATGGCATCTCCGCCCGACAGTAAGTTGTTCGCTCTTTCCGGTCGCTTCTGCCGTCTCAGGTTCTTGAATGCACTGAGGACTCTGGCCCGGGAGGCGGCACGGTCGAGACTCAGGCCTGAGTACCTGGAACCAAGCGACTTGATACCGTCGGCGTCATGCAAGGCGCGCGGCGGGGCATCGGCCAGTTCCGGCACAAACCGCCGGATGTACTCGCCGTCGGGATCGTATCGTTTGCTTTGGTTGAACGGATTGAAGATGCGGAAATACGGAGCTGCGTCGGTGCCCGTCGAGGCGGACCACTGCCAGCCGCCGTTGTTGCTGGCAAAGTCTCCGTCCACCAGATGCTGCATGAAGTGCCGCTCACCCCATCGCCAGTCGATGAGCAGGTCCTTGGTCAGAAACATAGCCACGATCATCCGCACCCGGTTGTGCATCCAGCCGGTCTCGGCAAGCTGCCGCATGCCGGCATCGACGATCGGCACGCCTGTTCGACCTTCGCACCAGGCCTGGAACTGGGCTTCATCCTCCCGCCACATGAGCCGATCCGTCTCCAGCCGGAACGGCCTGTTCATGCAGACCTGCGGGAAACCGATCAGGATGTGGCGATAGAACTCGCGCCAGATCAACTCGCTGACCCAGGTTATCGCCCCTTTGCCGCCGGCATCCAACCGTCCGTCATTGGCTCCCAAAGCGGCGACGAGGCACTGCCGGGCAGACAATGCGCCGCACGTCAGGTACGGTGAAAGCTCGCTAGTACCCGATTCGGCGGGCAAATCCCGCTTCACGTGATAATCGCCGATCCGCCTCGATATGAACAACCTCAACCTCTTCTGGGCCTCCTTCTCGCCTCCGGGCCAGAGGTTGGCGTGGGCCGACCTCGCGAAGCCGCCGACCGAACCGGGCACGGGATCGGGCCGCATGGCCGTGGGCCTCTGCTTGCGGGGCTTCGGGCAGATCGGAAGCGGCCCATCCTCCTTCACGGTCTCCAGCCATTTGCGTCTGAAGGGCGTGAATACCGTGTACCAGTTGCCTGAGGTCGTTCGCAGCGCCGACACATCCAGGATCGTCTGATCCGTGAAGGCATGAACGGTCAAACCGGTTTTCTCGAAGAGCCTCCTGGCCTCCGCATCGCGCCGACGTTCGTTGACCTCGTACTCCCGGTTGAAGAACAGTCCGCTGCATTTGTGCCTTCTTGCGATGTCCAGGAGCTTCCCCGGAACCGCCGCGAAACGTGGTGACTCGACCAGCATGAGCGGGATATTGAGTTCGCTCAGCGATCGGGAGAGAGCCCGGAGATTACACAGGACGAGATCAACCTTCATCGGACCCCAACCGTGGTCGGACCACTGCCCGGGGCACAGGGCGAAGACTGCGATGACGCCCTCGTCGGCGGACCTGCATGCATGATAAAGCGCCGTGTTATCGCTGATTCGCAAGTCGGACCGGAACCACATCAATGCTGGCATACAATCACCTACTGGTGGGCGAGTCGGCACCTCAAATTCCGAACTCGCGACGACGTTGATTGGCCCAAGCGGAAATGGCCGCACGTTCCTCGTCCGTCAGGCGATCGACGTTTCGCAGCATCATACTCATTCGGCGGTTGCCGCGGAATCGCCGACGGTTTCGGTTCAGGAAGTCCCAGTAGAAGGTGCTGAAGGGGCATGCCGAAGCCCCGACGCGCTTCGCCGGATCGAAGGGGCAGTTGCGGCAGTAGTTGCTCATCCGCTCAATGTACTTGCCGCTCGCGGCGTAGGGTTTCGTGCCGACCACGCCGCCGTCGGCGTGCATGACCATGCCGAGCGTATTGGGCAGGGTCACCCAATCCACGGCGTCAACGTACATCGCGAGGTACCAGTCGCTGATCAGACGGGGATCCACGCCGGCAATGAGGGCGAAGTTGCCGGTCACCATCAACCGCTGGATGTGATGGCCGTAGCCGCAGGCCAGGACTTGGCCGATGGCCTGACTCATGCAGACCATTTCCGTCCGCCCCGTCCAGTAGAACTCCGGCAGCGTTCCGTGCTGGTCCAACTCGTTTCGCGAGTCATAACTTGCTCCCTCATGCCAGTAGATTCCGCGGATGAACTCGCGCCAGCCGATGATCTGTCGAATGAATCCTTCGACGGAGTTCAACGGAGCCTGGCCGCTTTCGCAAGCTGCCAACGCCTTGGCGACGCACTCACGGGGATCAAGCAACTTCAGGTTGAGCGAGGCGGAGAGCAGAGAGTGATACAGGAACGGTTCATTTGCCCACATCGCATCCTGGTAGGTGCCGAACTCGGCCAGCCGATTCTCCGCGAAGTCATCGAGGGCCCGGAGGGCCTGCGTGCGCGTGACCGGCCATCGAAAGCTCTGGAGCGAGCCCGGGTTATTGGGGAATCGCTCTTGGACGAGCTGAGTAACAGCCTTGGTGATGGCATCCGGCCGAGGCGAGCAAGGTTTGGGCACCTTCGGCACCCTTCTGAAAACCCCGCGGTTGTCTTCGTCGAAGTTCCAGACTCCGCCGATCGGTCGGCTGCTCTCGTCCATCAGAACGCCGAGCCGACGACGCTGCTCGCGGTAGAAATGCTCCATCACGGGTTGTCTGCGGTCGGCCATCCAGGCATCGAAATCCTCCAGGTCGACCAGGAAGTGCCGGTCAGGCCGCGTCTCGAGGGGGACTCTTGCTGCCCTTGTTGCGTCCTCGATCAGGTTCTTCACCCGCCACTCGCCCGGATGCGTGCAAAGCAGATGCTCCGGCTTCAGGTCGCGGACCGCCCTCTCGATCTCACCGCTGAAGGACTGCGTGTTCTCGGGGTCTTCGAGGCGAATGTACCGCACGCGGTGGCCGCGTCGGGCGAGATCCATCGCGAAATGGCGCATCGCCGAGAGGAACAGGACGGTCCGCTGCTTGTGACTCGGAACGTGTGTGGATTCCTCGCTGACCTCCAT from the Phycisphaerae bacterium genome contains:
- a CDS encoding nitroreductase family protein; amino-acid sequence: MNRLATTDHPIHKILAQRWSPCGFAETPVPPEDLKSLFEAARWAASSYNEQPWRYIVATRDDPEAFDQLLSCLVEANQAWARFAPVLTLGIAKRTFSRNGAPNRVALHDLGAASASLTFEAGARGLMVHQMGGIHPEKARAAYRIPDDFEVATALAIGYPGTPSGLPAEYRQRDSTPRQRKPLRELVFAKDWGQACDRIAGSHRDSHRR
- the phrB gene encoding deoxyribodipyrimidine photo-lyase, coding for MPALMWFRSDLRISDNTALYHACRSADEGVIAVFALCPGQWSDHGWGPMKVDLVLCNLRALSRSLSELNIPLMLVESPRFAAVPGKLLDIARRHKCSGLFFNREYEVNERRRDAEARRLFEKTGLTVHAFTDQTILDVSALRTTSGNWYTVFTPFRRKWLETVKEDGPLPICPKPRKQRPTAMRPDPVPGSVGGFARSAHANLWPGGEKEAQKRLRLFISRRIGDYHVKRDLPAESGTSELSPYLTCGALSARQCLVAALGANDGRLDAGGKGAITWVSELIWREFYRHILIGFPQVCMNRPFRLETDRLMWREDEAQFQAWCEGRTGVPIVDAGMRQLAETGWMHNRVRMIVAMFLTKDLLIDWRWGERHFMQHLVDGDFASNNGGWQWSASTGTDAAPYFRIFNPFNQSKRYDPDGEYIRRFVPELADAPPRALHDADGIKSLGSRYSGLSLDRAASRARVLSAFKNLRRQKRPERANNLLSGGDAI
- a CDS encoding cryptochrome/photolyase family protein, coding for MPTLAVRGPVRRLAIVLGDQLNPHAEAMTHLHKSRDAILMMEVSEESTHVPSHKQRTVLFLSAMRHFAMDLARRGHRVRYIRLEDPENTQSFSGEIERAVRDLKPEHLLCTHPGEWRVKNLIEDATRAARVPLETRPDRHFLVDLEDFDAWMADRRQPVMEHFYREQRRRLGVLMDESSRPIGGVWNFDEDNRGVFRRVPKVPKPCSPRPDAITKAVTQLVQERFPNNPGSLQSFRWPVTRTQALRALDDFAENRLAEFGTYQDAMWANEPFLYHSLLSASLNLKLLDPRECVAKALAACESGQAPLNSVEGFIRQIIGWREFIRGIYWHEGASYDSRNELDQHGTLPEFYWTGRTEMVCMSQAIGQVLACGYGHHIQRLMVTGNFALIAGVDPRLISDWYLAMYVDAVDWVTLPNTLGMVMHADGGVVGTKPYAASGKYIERMSNYCRNCPFDPAKRVGASACPFSTFYWDFLNRNRRRFRGNRRMSMMLRNVDRLTDEERAAISAWANQRRREFGI